Proteins encoded within one genomic window of Fragaria vesca subsp. vesca linkage group LG1, FraVesHawaii_1.0, whole genome shotgun sequence:
- the LOC101305408 gene encoding ADP-ribosylation factor-like protein 8B-like, whose translation MGLLDSFLNWLRSLFFKQEMELSLVGLQNAGKTSLLNAIATGGYSEDMIPTVGFNMRKVTKGNVTIKVWDLGGQRRFRTMWERYCRGVSVIVYVVDAADRDSVPISRSELHDLLMKPSLNGIPLLVLGNKIDKSEALSKQALVEQLGLDSITDKEVCCYMISCKDSINIDVVIDWLIKHSKAAT comes from the exons ATGGGTTTGTTGGATTCCTTCCTCAATTGGCTTCGGAG CTTATTCTTTAAACAGGAAATGGAACTTTCACTAGTTGGGCTTCAGAACGCAGGAAAGACATCTCTTCTAAATGCCATTGCT ACAGGGGGGTACAGTGAGGACATGATTCCAACC GTTGGATTCAACATGCGCAAGGTAACCAAGGGAAACGTGACAATTAAGGTTTGGGACCTTGGGGGACAACGAAGGTTCCGCACCATGTGGGAGCGTTACTGTCGTGGGGTCTCTGTAATTGT GTATGTAGTCGATGCTGCTGACAGAGACAGCGTTCCAATATCTCGAAGTGAGCTACATGACCTTTTGATGAAACCTTCCTTGAATGGAATTCCCTTACTTGTTCTTGGCAACAAAATCGACAAGTCTGAGGCTCTTTCGAAGCAAGCATTGGTTGAACAGCT GGGCCTTGATTCAATCACGGACAAAGAGGTATGTTGCTACATGATCTCATGCAAGGATTCCATAAACATAGATGTTGTGATTGATTGGCTTATCAAACACTCGAAAGCAGCAACCTGA
- the LOC101309883 gene encoding protein ODORANT1-like, producing the protein MGRQPCCDKVGLKKGPWTAEEDKKLINFILTNGQCCWRAVPKLAGLLRCGKSCRLRWTNYLRPDLKRGLLSDNEEKMVIDLHAQLGNRWSKIASHLPGRTDNEIKNHWNTHIKKKLKKMGIDPLTHKPLSNGNEVDNQPQKKQQIQNDQEQQQQEEEQSCTATDDTFEIDQINEEAKEEDKIEFVTMDHELLNGFCIDEVPLIEPHEIHLVPDCDPSSSTSSSSSSSNSSSNFLEDLQYLPDFEWPNSDYSNNNNNIIIDNDTMSLWDDDFSSWGQESWAFGVL; encoded by the exons ATGGGGAGGCAACCGTGTTGTGATAAGGTTGGGTTGAAGAAGGGACCTTGGACAGCTGAAGAGGACAAGAAGCTCATAAACTTCATCCTCACCAATGGCCAATGCTGTTGGAGAGCTGTGCCTAAGCTTGCAG GATTGTTAAGGTGTGGGAAAAGCTGCAGGCTGAGATGGACCAACTATCTGAGGCCAGACTTGAAGAGAGGTCTATTATCTGACAATGAAGAGAAAATGGTCATTGATCTTCATGCCCAACTTGGAAACAG ATGGTCTAAGATTGCTTCTCATCTCCCTGGAAGAACTGACAATGAGATCAAAAATCACTGGAATACCCACATCAAGAAGAAACTGAAAAAAATGGGGATTGATCCTCTCACTCACAAACCACTTTCCAATGGCAATGAGGTTGATAACCAACCGCAAAAGAAGCAACAAATACAAAATGATCAAGAGCAACAGCAACAAGAAGAAGAACAATCTTGCACAGCTACTGATGACACATTTGAAATTGACCAAATCAATGAGGAGGCCAAGGAGGAAGACAAAATTGAATTTGTGACGATGGATCATGAGCTCTTGAATGGGTTCTGCATAGATGAAGTTCCACTAATTGAGCCTCATGAGATTCATCTTGTTCCTGATTGTGATCCTTCTTCATCAACTTCATCTTCTTCATCTAGTTCAAATTCATCTTCCAACTTTCTTGAAGACTTGCAATATCTACCAGATTTTGAGTGGCCAAATTCTGATTACAGCAACAACAACAACAACATCATTATCGACAATGACACCATGAGTTTGTGGGATGATGACTTCAGCAGTTGGGGCCAAGAATCTTGGGCATTCGGGGTTTTGTAA